The DNA sequence TCCTACTATCAGTGACACAGGGATGATGTCATTTCCCCTGATGAGTCATCCTCACAGCCTGGCTCTATTGTCAACAGTCTGATCAGCAGATAACTCagcgagagacagtgagagagagagagagagagagagagataggggggggtggagtgagagagagagagagagagagagagagagagagagagagagagagagagatagggggtggagtgagagagagagagagatagggggggagtgggtgagagagagagagagagagagagagagagagagagagttaaaaacAGATAAGGAGATAAAGGGATAGAGAAGCAACTGTGACAAAGTCGTCTGCCAATGTGTTTCCTCCAATCTGCTACAACGTTGTGTTAAAATGTTATTCTTCATCATTTAGGCATAATGCATGTTTTTAGCATGTTGCAGGTTGATTCTGTGTAGTATCTAGTATGTTCTCTTTGATCACATGACTTTGCAGGCCTCTCCGTTGACTGACATTGGAGTGGACGACTTGGTCTGCTTGCCTCCAAGCATCCCCATGTTGAAGTTGAGGCCTTGGAAGGTGCTCAGCAGGCTGTAGCCATCGTCCTTGGCCGGGATCTCAGGACCAATCAGTTTAGCCAGTTGACGGGGGAGTGCCACTTTCCCCTGCGCCGCACTCAGGTGGCTGGTGTCCTTGGAACTCTGGGGGTTGGGAAGAGAGTTGGGAAGAGAGTTGGGAAGAGAGGGGTAGGGTGACGAGGaaaaaatacagtttaaataTAGTCCTGCCATTTTTAACTTCAGTCTCAAATCCCCGAAGTAAGAAACATGGTCAGTATCAGAACTGGGATGATGCCAGACAGATAAATGGTGAAGCAGCACTGCTTTAAGGGTTATGTGTATGGGGCTAGGGGCTAGGAGATAGGGGCTAGGAGCTAGGagataggggataggggataggagATAGGGGCTAGGGAtaggggctaggggctagggaCTAGGAGCTAGGGGCTAGGAGATAGGAGATAGGGGCTAGAAGATAGGGGCTAGGGGCTAGGAGCTAGGGGCTAGGAGATAGGAGATAGGGGCTAGAAGATAGGGGCTAGGAGATAGGAGCTAGGGTCTAGGGGCTAGGAGATACGAGCTAGGAGATAGGGACTAGGAGATAGGGGCTAGGAGATAGGAGATATGAGATAGGGGCTAGAAGATAGGGGCTAGGGGCTAAGAGATAGGAGATAGGAGATAGGGGCTAGAAGATAGGGGCTAGGGGCTAGGAGATAGGGGCTAGGGGCTAGGAGATAGGAGCTAGGAGATAGGGACTAGAAGATAGGGGCTAGGAGATAGGAGATAGGGGCTAGGAGATAAGGGCTAGGAGATAGGGGCTAGGGATTAGGAGATAGGGGCTAGGAGATAGGGATATAATTTGTTCTGCTAATGCAACACACTAGCCTTGGAGAGCTGGTACTTCTTCCTGAAGTGATCCCTCATGGCGGCTCTCTCTGCGTGCTTCTGAGCATTCAGGGCTTCCCTCAGCATCCTGGAATCAACACAACTACATGtaacacatagacatacacacacacaaacataaatacATCCCTGCCCTAAAACCCATCACCGCCAACCCCCAACCTGTCTGTTACCAAGCTGGTTTTCATCCATAATCTTCTcatggtgttgtttctaatctcCACATTGACCATGTTGTAGTTATGTTTGCGGTCactcacctctccttctccaggtcagtTTGGTAGGAGCGTGTGACGGAGGTCTGTCCCGTCTGTGGAGGGCTGCTCTTtactcctcctgtccccctcttgGCCCTGCGCCTggcccacacctctctctccttcactcctgtCACACAGCTGGACAGCTTCCTCATGGGCACCGCCAGAGACTGCTTCACCATAGTATCCATGTCTCAGgggtgtgtgttagggtgtgtgtgtgtgtgtgtgtgtgtgtgtgtgtgtgtgtgtgtgtgtgtgtgtgtgtgtgtgtgtgtgtgtgtgtgtgtgtgtgagtgtgtgagaaagagagagagagagagagagagagagagtaagtccAGAAGTCTCTGTAGTGTAACCTGTGTGTTACTTCACACTCAGAAGCATCAAAAAGTGTCCTTTTTCATTCATGTTCTGTAGAacatatgtttgtgtctgtgcgcATCTCCCACATCTTCCTCCTTGAGGTTAGCTGTCTTGGACACACTCACTACAGTACAGACAGCCAGTGTATTCATAGACAATGACTCAGGGGCTCAGTACCTGCAAGGACAAGGACACAGACAGGCAGTTAGAGATTACACCCAGACAGCATGTGCAGCGTTtcagatagacacacacaacaAGCCCAGTCCAGTACTTCCTTACCCAGACATCCACAGTAG is a window from the Oncorhynchus tshawytscha isolate Ot180627B linkage group LG03, Otsh_v2.0, whole genome shotgun sequence genome containing:
- the LOC121841180 gene encoding complexin-3-like isoform X2, with product MDTMVKQSLAVPMRKLSSCVTGVKEREVWARRRAKRGTGGVKSSPPQTGQTSVTRSYQTDLEKERMLREALNAQKHAERAAMRDHFRKKYQLSKSSKDTSHLSAAQGKVALPRQLAKLIGPEIPAKDDGYSLLSTFQGLNFNMGMLGGKQTKSSTPMSVNGEACKVM
- the LOC121841180 gene encoding complexin-3-like isoform X1, translated to MNTLAVCTVSLAVPMRKLSSCVTGVKEREVWARRRAKRGTGGVKSSPPQTGQTSVTRSYQTDLEKERMLREALNAQKHAERAAMRDHFRKKYQLSKSSKDTSHLSAAQGKVALPRQLAKLIGPEIPAKDDGYSLLSTFQGLNFNMGMLGGKQTKSSTPMSVNGEACKVM